One window of the Acidimicrobiales bacterium genome contains the following:
- a CDS encoding lysylphosphatidylglycerol synthase transmembrane domain-containing protein: MQTAVVLPSQRGADEDQGGTSDELESRASEATTLRVVLDEPLAQCSGGAPRRQLWTRWLRRTAILVLLGLAALAGISRTNDLGAAGHLLAHPRWQWLMAALTLEAASMLVFARIQQRLLRAGDVDIGLGSMTAITLASDALARTLPGGVAWGAPWVFRRLRRRGADRLLAGWVVLVAGALGSFALFLVVAAGVEIAGDRGPVADFRTLVAVLAAIPLVAAGGVLVGRRSERARSVGQALVASVATNVPPAGHIVHAVTELGTRVRAVGLDLRGWIRTGALAVLNWLCDFACLVACLSATGASVPWRGVLVAYGLAQVASWIPIVPGGLGVVEGGLSFLLVAYGMPADSALAGVLLYRVVSFWAVVPAGWGTWGVLTALEHRSDPGKQPVIAPALRAA; encoded by the coding sequence ATGCAGACGGCAGTGGTGCTCCCGAGCCAAAGAGGTGCGGACGAAGACCAGGGAGGCACCAGTGACGAGCTCGAGTCGAGGGCGTCCGAGGCGACGACCCTCAGAGTGGTCCTCGACGAGCCTCTCGCTCAGTGCTCGGGCGGGGCTCCTCGACGCCAGCTGTGGACCCGGTGGTTGCGGCGGACCGCGATCCTGGTCCTACTCGGGCTCGCTGCCCTGGCCGGAATCAGCCGTACCAACGACCTCGGTGCCGCCGGTCATCTTCTCGCTCACCCCCGCTGGCAATGGCTGATGGCAGCCCTGACGCTCGAAGCGGCATCGATGCTCGTCTTCGCTCGGATTCAGCAGCGTCTGCTCCGCGCCGGCGACGTCGACATCGGTCTCGGGTCGATGACGGCGATCACCCTCGCGAGCGACGCCCTGGCCCGCACGCTCCCCGGCGGAGTGGCATGGGGCGCCCCCTGGGTCTTCCGCCGGCTGCGGCGGAGGGGCGCCGACCGGCTGCTCGCCGGTTGGGTGGTGCTCGTTGCCGGAGCCCTGGGGAGCTTCGCTCTGTTCCTCGTCGTGGCGGCCGGAGTCGAGATCGCCGGCGACCGCGGACCGGTGGCCGACTTCCGGACGCTGGTGGCGGTCCTGGCCGCCATTCCTCTCGTGGCTGCGGGAGGCGTCCTGGTGGGGCGCCGCTCCGAGCGAGCGCGCTCAGTCGGTCAGGCATTGGTGGCGAGCGTCGCCACCAATGTCCCTCCCGCGGGTCACATCGTGCATGCCGTCACGGAGCTGGGGACTCGGGTCCGTGCGGTCGGGCTCGACCTGCGTGGGTGGATCCGCACTGGTGCATTGGCCGTTCTCAACTGGCTCTGCGACTTCGCCTGCCTGGTGGCGTGTCTGTCGGCGACGGGTGCATCGGTGCCATGGCGGGGCGTACTCGTCGCCTATGGCCTGGCTCAGGTTGCTTCCTGGATCCCCATCGTTCCCGGAGGTCTCGGCGTGGTTGAAGGCGGCCTCTCCTTTCTCCTCGTCGCCTACGGGATGCCGGCGGACAGCGCCTTGGCCGGCGTGCTCCTCTACCGCGTCGTGAGCTTCTGGGCCGTCGTACCGGCGGGCTGGGGGACCTGGGGTGTGTTGACCGCCCTCGAGCATCGGAGCGATCCAGGCAAGCAGCCTGTCATCGCCCCCGCGTTGCGCGCGGCCTAG